The stretch of DNA aatgattttcatataTCTCAAATGAATTGCAGACTATGTATTGTGCaatcagggttcagatttgtAACTAAAGTGTTACAATGATGCTAATTGCAGTGACCTAGACGAGCACAAATCGATAATGGATGtgttttatttctaaaaatggCGTCATTATATGGAGTCAAAAGAAACAACCATGCATAGCCTTATTCACCATGGAGGCGAAAGTACATTGTATGTTCAACAGCAGTTCAGGAGGCTGTTTGGTTGAGGAGGTTCCTTCAGCACCTAGATATCGGCGCAAATTATTTTGATCCTATGATGATTTTTTGCGACAACATGACTGCTCTTGCATATGTTAAGGACCCAAAATAttatggaagaaccaaacacattgaTATTCGATATCACTACATTAGAGACATGATAGCATAAAAGGAAGTGCTCTTCAAACATCAATCTAAGAGTTGAATGGTTGTTGATCCCCTAATTAAGCTTATAGCAAAAGACACTTTTATGGCTCATGTTAGGAGTGCGTAGACTGTGATTATAATTTATTCTTCAGCTGACATAGCAATGTAAACTTTCCTTGAAAATGTTAGTGCAGTgtgatattttttcctttcagtttatctttatcatattgCATGAATTgtatacacacaaggtatgaagGTATATTAATAGGCTTAGATCGACTCACTCAAATGATAGCCTTTGGTACTACAAAGAGGTAACGAATAGAGATGAGACAATATATCACTTGGTACTTGTCTAGAGAGTGATAAATTGCATGACACAAAAATATATGTTGCATTAGTGAAAGCTAAGATGAGGTTCACCTTATTTAAGAGGATTGTGCATGGACACCTCACAATCTATATAGCCTGTAGTGAGCCAGTTGCAAGACTCTTTTTGGCACCTTAGAGGCAAGTAAATAGAGAGACTCGGGTTAAACACAAAAATAGCATCAAGACTAAGGTTTGTACGGTGTTTGATATAGAGATATGCtatttgagaaagagagatcCACCGTAGCACGtttttcatactatatgtgcttatgCAACTAGATATGCAAATGAATGAATGGTTCCCTGTTTATCACTGTGTAAGTCCTGTATTTCACTTTTAAGTACCCTTATTGACCTTTGACAATATCATAAGatgaatgttttgatgtttgcTACTCTAACGTGTTGTCTTTGACCATGTTTGGTCAGATCTAAAGAGGTATTGCTGGGATAGAGGTTAGACTAAAATTGAGGGACATGATAGCGAAGGGAAGACTATTAGACAACGCGTCATCGGTTGTGTTTACTAAAGTCAAACTTTGGTGCTACAATTTGGTAGTGACAAATTTTGTGAACACATCACGTGACTTAGAAGCAATTAAgcataattttgagtttttttttttttaaactcaagatAGATCAAATATACTCGATCAAATGCGATCGAATGAGTCTAGGGTATACAAGAGACTTTATGGATGTTGCTATACTGGTCTTCTAtaggagagatttggtatagtgctcccaCACAATTTTTTCAGGTGTACTCAATGGTCGCACAACGTATTTGTTTGTATGAATGAGATAGAGAACATATTGAAAGATATATGCCTAGGGCATGCCCACTATATGCAAGTGAGAGATATAATAAAGCATGGGCACGCTCACTAAGGGCGTCCCTGCTACTTCCCATATTGGGATGCCAGGCGTTATGCCTGGAGTTATGGAGAGGTAATGATAGCTGGCCTTTTAAGGCCAACAAACTATTACATACGAGGATTGATTTAAAATCAGTCTTTTCCATTTCTAAGATACACACGATTTTTAGTGTTTAGGAATCTCTCTCAATATTGATTCTCTGTGAAAAGCTCTTAGGCTATGGGCATCTTGAATGTGTCTCTAGATTTTTCTACATAGCGCGCTCACATACCAGGCGGAGACGAACTCGGATTGAACGGAGATTTGAATGCAGGACTCACTCGTGAAATAACTACACAGATTGACCTTGagatatttctttttctgtgtATGTTTACACGAATTCTTACAACAAGGATCCCCTTGCTCttgaagaaaacataaaaacttGATAAAAGAGCCAAATTtccaaaagaaaacataaaaactaaagaaaagcaCTATCAGTAATGCTTTTCATCCCTGGCTACAAGTTGAACCAGGTAAACAAAAAAAGCTCATTGAATGGTTAGTCCTAATCTGTGGAATTTGTAACACGTTTATGCCATGGGTAGGAGTTTGAAATTTTGCCacattttatgagtttttttctcttaacTTGCAAAATTTAGGGTAATAATATCCTTACTACCCACTACTACCCCTTTATTacccatgttttatttatttttctccttttcctttcttttgccTTTCCTCTGTCCAACATTCAAAAGCTGTCAAAAGCTTGTGGGATAAGTATCCCATCTGTCTCCCTTTTGTGTCCATTCATTTGCCCAAAAACTCTGTCTCCCCTCTGAGAAGCTCATCTCTACCAAAATCCATCCCCTCAGACCAAAAGCCACCGTAGAAATAATGAGCCACCAACCCCTCCAACTGTTAATCCTAAAGAAGAACGACTGTCAGGAATTAATGGCAAACAAGCAAAGCAAATAAGTGAAATAGGTTGTATTGaggtaaaacaaaaatataacataatcttacaaccaaacatacaaaagaaacactGCCTTCGCATATTCACAACATTAAATTACTAAGATGTCAttttgatagtgagttgagatgaaagttaaaagttgaataaaatattgttagagtattaatttttttttaatattattatagttttagaatttgaaaaaattgattatttgttatattttatgtgaaaatttaccaaatttataataataaaatagataaaatatttcttatattcaAATGGGGCTAGACTCTTTATTTCCGAGCTTGAGACTGTGAACTAGCGCTCATAAGTTGGTTAGGATGATTTGGTTTTCATAGGCCGAGGCTGAGCGGCCTTAGTCCTTGTCCAACCATTTCCACCATGGTGGTCTTTTCATTGTCTGCCTCCTGGCTTTTCATGAGACTACCACTACCACTAATCATTGAATCAGTTGGACCGTTAGGATGATTCAGCCTGCCACTACCACTAACCATTGATAGATAGCTAGATCattcagattttattttatttgtttttacacGTTACATGAGATAGATggattgaaataaaatttaaaaattaaataaaatatttttaaaatatatcttttaatattatttttatttttagatatgaaacaattaaattatttattttattttatgtaaaaatttaaaaagtttataataattaaaggaaatgaattaaaaaaattttacgaAAATAAACGATATTAGCGTGGGAGAGAGTATGTGTACTGGACAGAGGAATGAAAATGTTAGGGTCTGagattgtatttttaatttcaaaaggaaaatgtaagATAGAGAAATTTGGGGAGGGGGACTAAGCTAAAAGATTTGAATCTCAAATTTCGGGCAGAGGAAAGGCAGAATAAAGGCCGACGaggaaaaaatacataaataaagcTACTTGAGGTTGGGTAGTAAAGGAATAGTAGTAGATAGTAATTAGAATATCATTACCCCCGAAATTTACTAATTTACTGGAATATTAATTTCGTATTGATATGTGACTAACagaagtgaattgagttgagatgataaaatattgttagaatattattttttaatattattattattttaaaatttaaaaaagttgaattatttattatattttgtattaaaatttaaataaattgtaataatgagttaaaatgagttaaagagaaatttaagaGCTTAAATTTCAACCTTCTTGTGCCCGCTACAGTTCATAGGCATAAGCAGAGCTTCTCACAATCATGTCACTACAATTATACCCACTGACCAATATCAATTCTTCTCTAAATGGATCGAtcaaagaaaaaacccaaaacaatAATCATTCTCTTTGTTTATTTACTAGAACTACTGTGGCTCACACCAAACAGCCCCATATGGTAGTCAGTTCTGAAACAACTGAAGAACAAACAAACAGAACTAGGGCAAATACtacaaacaataaaataaaaaaagcaacaaCATGGAAATTCCGGTCAACCCCATCACATCCGCCATCCTAATTCTAACCAGAATAAAGTCAAAAGCCACCAACGCACTAACAGAGAAATTCCGGTCAACACCCTACTTTTTCACTACGCCATATGTATCTATTTAATTCTTTCATCACATTATGGAACAGCTGCTGGTGTTCTCCTCACTGTACATATGGATTGCAGAGTCATGACCACTGTAATAAGGTTCAGTGGGAGGGTACGGGTTGGGGTTTGGGACATAATTGTAGTAATAGCCAGTGCTGGAGGGAACAAAGGGAGACCGGTTATACATCGTTTGTGTTTGTTGTTGCATGCCTTGCCTGGCCAGGATGTCCATGTTCATTGTCTGAGGTGGTGCAGGGGTATAACCATTCATGTTCATCAGCGTGGATGATGGGTATTGACCAGGGCATATGCACCAGTGGTGAACCCAGCAGAAGAGCCCTGACACGCATTGTTGCTTTGGACTTGAAAACGTCCCAAACCGTTGGAATTCCCTCCTGCAGCAGCGGCAGCAGAAGCAACATTGAGCCCATTTCCACGAAAACCAGCCATACCCATCATAGAATTGATGTCATTTGCCCTTATACCTTCTCCAGCATTTATGTTACCCACAACCAACGGAGCAGTGTTCATTTTCAGAGCTTCCATGGTTTTCGGATCAATCTCACCTGCATTAACTCTCATTCCCATATTCTGATTTGTGTTTCCTATCCTTCCATTTCCAGCATTCCCATTTACAACATTGTTAATTTTCCCATTGTTGGAAGCAGCACCAATGACTCCAGCACCTTTCTTTGCATTATTTGCATCAATTTCCTGCTGCCCGAGAAGACCAAGTTCGTTAGCTTTCTCCCTAATAAAGCGCAGCTCATCCTCTTCATCATCCCCTTCCTCGTCATCAGAATAGTCATCATCTCCTTCAGAGCTGAAAGCAGGAAATTTCTGCTGATTCTTCAAGGCTTCAAGACCCTTGATCAACTTTTGATTTTTGCCTTTGTCTTTATTATCATCTTTGATGCAGgcctttttctgtttttggttttggttgtttttctGAAACCATAGTTCGGCATGTTTACCAGCTTTGACTAGTTTTTTTATCAATGTCGCAGCATCTACACTTCCTGAAACTGTGACTCTCTGCTGCACTGCATCTATTTTTACTTGGTACACGCCTGTA from Juglans microcarpa x Juglans regia isolate MS1-56 chromosome 3S, Jm3101_v1.0, whole genome shotgun sequence encodes:
- the LOC121257114 gene encoding LOW QUALITY PROTEIN: heavy metal-associated isoprenylated plant protein 37-like (The sequence of the model RefSeq protein was modified relative to this genomic sequence to represent the inferred CDS: inserted 1 base in 1 codon), with protein sequence MTKDEDFKILKIQTCVLKVNIYCDGCKKKVKKLLQKIEGVYQVKIDAVQQRVTVSGSVDAATLIKKLVKAGKHAELWFQKNNQNQKQKKACIKDDNKDKGKNQKLIKGLEALKNQQKFPAFSSEGDDDYSDDEEGDDEEDELRFIREKANELGLLGQQEIDANNAKKGAGVIGAASNNGKINNVVNGNAGNGRIGNTNQNMGMRVNAGEIDPKTMEALKMNTAPLVVGNINAGEGIRANDINSMMGMAGFRGNGLNVASAAAAAGGNSNGLGRFQVQSNNACQGSSAGFTTGAYAXGQYPSSTLMNMNGYTPAPPQTMNMDILARQGMQQQTQTMYNRSPFVPSSTGYYYNYVPNPNPYPPTEPYYSGHDSAIHMYSEENTSSCSIM